In Candidatus Omnitrophota bacterium, the following proteins share a genomic window:
- a CDS encoding TIGR00282 family metallophosphoesterase: protein MNILCIGDIVGRPGREVLAKVLPGLKAEYAVDFVIANGENAAGGSGILPKQAEEIFAAGVDVITLGDHVWDRPEIHAYLQDNTRIIRPANFPDGAPGRGWTVADSAAGVKIGVINLLGRTFMRYNVECPFRTLDKALAEVREQTLLSVVDMHAETTSEKVAMGHYADGKVSVVFGTHTHIQTADEKVLPGGTAYITDLGMTGPYDSVIGQNKEKIIQRFLTSMPHKFEVAAAAATLHGVVVSVDTKTGRAQNITRIQRG, encoded by the coding sequence ATGAACATTTTATGCATCGGTGACATTGTCGGACGTCCGGGCCGCGAGGTGCTGGCGAAAGTTTTGCCCGGCCTTAAGGCGGAATATGCCGTGGACTTTGTTATCGCCAACGGCGAGAATGCCGCGGGCGGGTCCGGTATTCTACCCAAACAGGCCGAAGAGATCTTCGCGGCGGGCGTGGACGTTATCACATTAGGCGACCATGTGTGGGACAGGCCGGAGATCCATGCGTATCTGCAGGACAACACGCGGATCATCCGTCCGGCCAATTTTCCAGATGGCGCTCCGGGCCGCGGCTGGACGGTTGCCGACTCCGCCGCCGGCGTCAAGATCGGGGTAATAAATCTTTTAGGCAGGACATTCATGCGTTATAATGTCGAGTGTCCTTTTCGTACGCTGGACAAAGCCCTGGCGGAGGTCCGGGAGCAGACACTTTTAAGCGTTGTGGACATGCACGCCGAAACCACCAGCGAAAAAGTGGCCATGGGTCATTATGCTGACGGTAAGGTTTCCGTTGTGTTCGGCACGCATACGCATATCCAGACCGCCGACGAAAAGGTTTTGCCCGGCGGCACCGCGTACATCACGGACCTGGGAATGACAGGGCCGTATGATTCTGTCATCGGCCAGAATAAAGAAAAGATCATCCAGCGTTTTTTGACCAGCATGCCGCACAAATTTGAGGTCGCCGCGGCGGCCGCCACCCTCCACGGGGTGGTCGTTTCCGTTGATACGAAAACCGGACGGGCGCAAAACATCACCCGCATTCAAAGGGGGTAA
- a CDS encoding PilZ domain-containing protein — translation MSWDGFNRRRFPRLLYPCLVKVTTSHGAEQNAFLTHTENIGVGGICIIAKREIPLLAPVQIEVDLLEEADHLFARGRVAWIVQRKALESVKPLFYDIGIGFEGLAAKDKARLEATVARFIKKGYKILKPVY, via the coding sequence ATGTCTTGGGATGGATTCAACCGTCGCCGTTTCCCGCGCCTCCTGTACCCGTGTCTGGTCAAAGTGACCACCTCCCACGGCGCAGAGCAGAACGCTTTTTTGACCCACACGGAGAATATCGGCGTGGGCGGCATTTGCATCATCGCCAAGAGAGAGATCCCGCTGTTGGCTCCGGTCCAGATCGAGGTGGACCTTTTGGAAGAGGCCGACCATCTTTTTGCCAGGGGCCGCGTGGCATGGATCGTGCAGAGGAAAGCCCTGGAATCGGTCAAACCTCTTTTTTATGACATCGGCATTGGATTCGAGGGGCTTGCCGCGAAAGACAAGGCCCGTTTGGAAGCCACTGTTGCCCGGTTCATCAAAAAAGGGTATAAGATCCTCAAGCCCGTGTATTGA
- a CDS encoding PilZ domain-containing protein, with product MFDSDKRRFPRADYPCSLTVWHQDGNQEVILAHTVNIGAGGLCVRLDRKLVLDSCFEISIEFPHSASFKCKARVVRCEACPGTAGKDLYSVSLEFEPMDEVKQAVLLGIVSDLIALNEKHKKK from the coding sequence ATGTTCGACTCCGATAAACGCAGATTCCCCCGCGCTGATTATCCCTGCTCATTGACCGTATGGCATCAGGACGGCAATCAGGAGGTCATTCTCGCCCACACCGTCAATATCGGCGCCGGCGGTTTATGCGTGCGCCTGGACCGGAAACTTGTTTTGGATTCCTGTTTTGAGATCAGCATTGAATTCCCCCACAGCGCCTCGTTCAAATGCAAGGCCAGGGTCGTACGTTGTGAGGCATGCCCGGGCACGGCAGGCAAGGACCTTTATTCTGTGAGCTTGGAATTCGAGCCCATGGACGAAGTGAAACAGGCCGTTCTGCTGGGGATCGTTTCCGACCTGATCGCCCTCAACGAAAAGCACAAGAAGAAATAA
- the gltX gene encoding glutamate--tRNA ligase, which yields MVRVRFAPSPTGYLHIGGARTALFNWMYAQAQGGQFILRIEDTDKARSKPEYLDEILDSMRWLGLNWDEFYKQSDRFGLYRQHAQKLLDEGKAYKDGEAVLLKMPQQQIKVYDLIRGEITVDSAEIKDQVLLKSDGSPAYSFACVVDDALMQISCVIRGEDHISNTPKQIVIYEALGFKLPKFAHLPLILDDERARLSKRAGAVAVTDYRKQGFLPEAVVNYLMLLGWSPGDNKEKIDLAQAVKKFSIKRINKAGAAFSMDKLKWLNGQYIKEMDDARLALLVTPFLKEKGWDAKAAGKDLASIVHLFKSRMSTLADFLDWAGFIFNDDVSYDEGARTEHLSKSMVREFDLLAQRLGAIVDFNAATAEEAFRSLVKELGIEAGAMVHPVRVALTGRAVGPGLFDTMAVLGKDKTVNRLRNAFQEVL from the coding sequence ATGGTCCGCGTCCGTTTTGCCCCATCACCGACGGGATATCTGCACATAGGCGGGGCCCGCACCGCGCTCTTTAACTGGATGTATGCCCAGGCCCAGGGCGGGCAATTCATTTTGCGCATTGAGGACACGGACAAGGCGCGTTCAAAGCCCGAATACCTCGATGAAATATTGGACAGCATGCGCTGGCTGGGGCTTAACTGGGACGAGTTTTATAAACAAAGCGACCGGTTCGGCCTTTACCGTCAGCACGCGCAGAAATTGCTGGATGAGGGCAAGGCGTATAAGGACGGCGAAGCGGTTTTGCTGAAGATGCCCCAACAGCAGATCAAGGTCTATGATCTCATCCGCGGCGAGATCACCGTTGACAGCGCAGAGATCAAGGACCAGGTCCTGCTCAAAAGCGACGGGTCGCCGGCCTACAGTTTCGCCTGTGTGGTGGACGACGCGCTCATGCAGATCTCCTGCGTCATCCGCGGGGAAGACCACATTTCCAATACCCCCAAACAGATCGTTATTTATGAGGCGCTGGGATTTAAACTCCCTAAATTCGCGCATTTGCCGCTTATTCTCGATGATGAACGGGCGCGCCTGTCCAAACGCGCCGGCGCGGTGGCCGTCACTGATTACCGCAAACAGGGATTTCTGCCGGAAGCAGTGGTCAATTATTTGATGCTCTTGGGCTGGTCGCCCGGGGATAACAAAGAAAAAATTGACCTGGCACAGGCGGTGAAGAAATTTTCCATCAAAAGGATCAATAAAGCCGGCGCCGCTTTTTCCATGGACAAGTTAAAATGGCTCAACGGCCAATACATCAAAGAGATGGACGATGCCCGGCTGGCCCTGCTGGTGACGCCATTTTTGAAAGAAAAGGGATGGGATGCAAAAGCGGCCGGAAAAGACCTGGCAAGTATTGTCCATTTATTCAAATCCAGGATGAGCACGCTCGCGGATTTCCTGGACTGGGCCGGGTTTATTTTTAACGACGATGTTTCTTATGACGAGGGCGCCCGGACCGAACACCTTTCGAAGAGCATGGTCCGTGAGTTTGATCTTTTGGCACAGCGTTTGGGCGCTATAGTGGATTTTAACGCGGCAACCGCCGAGGAGGCGTTCCGTTCCTTGGTCAAGGAATTGGGCATTGAGGCCGGGGCTATGGTGCATCCGGTGCGCGTGGCTTTGACCGGCCGCGCCGTGGGGCCGGGGCTTTTTGATACAATGGCGGTTTTAGGCAAGGACAAGACTGTTAACCGTTTGCGTAATGCATTCCAGGAGGTTTTATGA
- a CDS encoding diguanylate cyclase has product MDAYLAGNKDLNFLNPESHKIFRNLVEGIKIGIFMADARAKIFYVNKAFADTFELQNCSQALGKSWPETCFPDPDRRKQFLVELEALGVVKDFETTRVLLSGRKDYLLITANHIYSDQGEKTGTHGFAVDISDRRRLEEELSLKNQELEHLSQTDPLTGLLNHRSFMQKMEEEVRRAVRYRSPLSLMMIDVDDFKTYNDTQGHLEGDRLLKRLAEIFRTNLRATEFICRYGGDEFSIILPQTDAAQAAVAGEKIRAMAAKEFLKAKVSISIGVAQFQTGWGTEALIKEADELLYRSKKAGRNRVSFNPSK; this is encoded by the coding sequence ATGGACGCGTATTTAGCAGGGAACAAAGACCTGAATTTCCTGAATCCGGAATCCCATAAGATATTCCGGAATCTGGTGGAAGGGATTAAAATAGGGATCTTTATGGCTGACGCGCGGGCCAAGATCTTTTACGTCAACAAGGCCTTTGCCGATACTTTTGAATTACAAAATTGTTCCCAAGCGCTTGGGAAGAGCTGGCCGGAGACTTGTTTTCCCGACCCTGACCGGCGCAAACAATTCCTTGTCGAACTCGAGGCCCTCGGGGTCGTCAAGGATTTTGAAACAACGCGCGTCCTTTTGTCCGGGCGGAAAGATTATCTGCTGATCACGGCCAATCATATCTATAGCGACCAGGGAGAGAAGACAGGGACCCACGGTTTCGCGGTCGATATTTCCGACCGGCGTCGGCTGGAAGAAGAGTTGTCCCTCAAGAACCAGGAATTGGAACACCTTTCCCAAACAGACCCCCTGACGGGGCTGTTGAACCACCGCAGTTTTATGCAGAAAATGGAAGAAGAGGTCCGGCGCGCCGTCAGGTACAGGTCCCCGTTGAGTTTAATGATGATCGACGTGGATGATTTTAAAACATACAACGACACCCAGGGCCATCTCGAGGGAGATCGTCTGTTAAAAAGGCTGGCGGAGATATTCAGGACCAATTTGCGTGCCACTGAATTCATCTGCCGGTATGGAGGGGATGAATTCAGCATCATTCTTCCCCAAACGGATGCGGCGCAGGCCGCCGTGGCCGGAGAAAAGATACGCGCGATGGCCGCTAAGGAGTTTTTAAAGGCAAAGGTTTCCATCAGTATCGGTGTGGCGCAATTCCAGACGGGTTGGGGCACAGAGGCCCTGATCAAAGAGGCGGATGAATTGCTTTATCGGTCCAAGAAGGCCGGCCGCAACCGCGTTTCATTCAACCCTTCAAAATGA
- a CDS encoding glycine zipper domain-containing protein: MTRHRCLFVLAVFVLAVSGCAQNQTRVGEGAAIGGVLGAAAGEIIGHQNRHDLTGVLVGGALGAAAGAAVGAQIEKPASETQNKIENE; the protein is encoded by the coding sequence ATGACAAGACATCGTTGCTTATTCGTTCTGGCGGTATTTGTATTGGCTGTTTCCGGTTGCGCGCAAAATCAGACAAGGGTGGGCGAAGGGGCCGCCATCGGAGGCGTGCTTGGCGCGGCCGCCGGAGAGATCATTGGCCATCAGAACCGCCACGATCTCACGGGTGTTTTGGTGGGAGGCGCTCTGGGCGCGGCGGCCGGAGCGGCCGTAGGCGCGCAGATCGAAAAACCCGCCTCCGAAACTCAAAATAAGATAGAAAATGAATGA
- a CDS encoding GNAT family N-acetyltransferase encodes MNDIVVRPFEPGDRQAIRDICCDGADQGKPVDGLFPDREVAADILTGYYTDHEPGSTFVAQVAGAVVGYVNGCFDNRRYGLVMFWIIVPCALWKAVAHKTVFKKEFWTIINSMARNGHRLLLWRKQSFHSHEGHMHISVVRAGRGQGVGARLVQALLAAAQARGVEQITVSVHSVNIAARGFFEHLGFALEKSYPMVMAREGRMERHESLYYVKHL; translated from the coding sequence ATGAATGATATCGTTGTCCGCCCGTTTGAACCCGGCGACCGGCAGGCCATCCGTGATATTTGCTGTGATGGCGCCGACCAGGGGAAACCCGTTGATGGTCTTTTTCCGGACAGGGAAGTGGCCGCGGACATTTTGACCGGCTATTACACGGACCATGAACCGGGGTCCACGTTTGTCGCTCAGGTGGCCGGGGCCGTGGTCGGTTACGTGAACGGGTGTTTTGACAATCGCCGTTACGGGCTGGTCATGTTCTGGATCATCGTGCCTTGTGCTTTGTGGAAAGCCGTTGCGCACAAGACAGTTTTTAAAAAAGAGTTTTGGACCATAATCAACAGCATGGCCCGCAACGGGCATCGGCTTTTGCTCTGGCGTAAACAGTCCTTTCATAGCCATGAGGGACATATGCATATCAGCGTGGTCCGGGCCGGCCGCGGTCAAGGGGTGGGGGCGCGTTTGGTCCAGGCCCTTTTGGCGGCCGCGCAAGCGCGCGGCGTTGAGCAGATCACGGTGTCAGTGCACAGCGTCAATATTGCGGCACGCGGTTTTTTCGAACATTTGGGTTTTGCTTTGGAAAAAAGTTATCCTATGGTCATGGCCCGTGAGGGGCGCATGGAACGCCATGAATCCCTTTATTATGTTAAACATTTATAG
- a CDS encoding PIG-L deacetylase family protein — translation MLNIYRASPFVFIVFTAMTLSAALAADAPPIASLDLSPKDRILVLAPHPDDEVLGAGGVIQRSLAMGLPVKVVFFTYGDSNQWSFLLYRKHPVFMPGAVRKMGLIRRDEAVSASGILGLGPGQLTFLGYPDFGTMNIWFSHWGSRPPFRSFMTRVNAVPYQGAFRPGAPYKGEEIVADLRSILRQFKPTKIFISHPADHNGDHLSLYLYTRVALWDEKMDSHTELFPYLVHYIGWPKPKGFVPNDQDPPETLRSSVLWTEHRLTPQEFAAKKRALQAHRSQYTSSPKYLLSFVKNNELFGDFPSVRLHVNEDSSVFSGQRRTILAAELPEEFNSQEKTAFIGVEWKFVRWEGDDLIISIQLSKPLAQDVEASVYIFGYSPATPFSQMPKISVRLGSLSYTVYDQNKRIAQDSISVKRTPGDVTIAVPLKLLGTPDRILTSARTYLGNVPLDSASWVSVELY, via the coding sequence ATGTTAAACATTTATAGGGCATCCCCTTTTGTCTTCATTGTTTTTACGGCCATGACGTTATCTGCGGCATTGGCCGCGGACGCGCCACCCATTGCGTCGCTGGACCTTTCTCCTAAGGATAGAATTCTTGTTCTGGCACCCCATCCCGACGACGAGGTGTTGGGCGCCGGCGGCGTCATTCAAAGGTCCCTCGCCATGGGACTGCCTGTCAAGGTCGTGTTTTTTACCTACGGGGACAGCAATCAATGGTCGTTTTTATTGTACCGCAAACATCCGGTGTTCATGCCCGGCGCGGTGCGCAAGATGGGCCTGATCCGCCGTGACGAGGCGGTATCTGCGTCGGGGATTTTGGGATTAGGTCCCGGACAGTTGACGTTTTTGGGTTATCCGGACTTCGGGACCATGAACATCTGGTTTTCCCATTGGGGGAGCCGGCCGCCGTTTCGTTCTTTCATGACCCGTGTTAATGCCGTTCCTTATCAGGGGGCTTTCAGGCCCGGCGCTCCTTATAAAGGAGAAGAGATCGTGGCGGATCTCCGTTCAATCCTCCGCCAGTTCAAACCGACCAAGATATTCATTTCCCATCCGGCGGACCATAACGGCGACCATTTGTCCCTTTATCTTTATACGCGGGTGGCTTTATGGGACGAGAAAATGGACAGCCATACAGAGCTCTTTCCGTATTTGGTCCACTATATCGGCTGGCCAAAGCCCAAGGGATTTGTGCCCAACGATCAGGACCCGCCCGAGACATTAAGAAGTTCCGTTCTTTGGACCGAGCACCGTTTGACGCCTCAAGAATTTGCGGCCAAAAAACGCGCCCTGCAGGCGCACCGGTCGCAATATACGTCCAGCCCCAAATACCTCCTGTCTTTCGTCAAGAACAATGAATTGTTCGGTGATTTTCCATCCGTTCGTTTGCATGTCAACGAGGATTCATCGGTGTTTTCCGGCCAACGCAGGACCATCTTAGCGGCGGAATTACCCGAGGAGTTCAACAGTCAGGAAAAAACAGCGTTCATCGGCGTCGAGTGGAAGTTCGTCCGCTGGGAAGGCGATGACCTGATCATTTCGATCCAGTTGTCCAAACCCCTGGCGCAGGACGTTGAAGCGTCGGTGTACATTTTTGGCTACAGCCCCGCCACGCCGTTTAGCCAAATGCCCAAGATCAGCGTCCGGCTGGGGAGTTTAAGTTACACGGTGTATGACCAGAACAAGCGCATCGCCCAGGATTCCATCAGCGTCAAACGCACGCCCGGCGACGTCACCATTGCCGTGCCGCTCAAACTTTTGGGCACCCCCGACCGCATCCTCACCAGCGCGCGCACGTATCTGGGCAACGTGCCTCTGGACAGCGCGTCATGGGTGTCGGTGGAATTATATTAA
- a CDS encoding undecaprenyl-diphosphate phosphatase — MDITHAIILAVIEGITEYLPISSTGHMIAASHLMGMPQTEFLKTFEIAIQLGAIAAVAGLYWRVFLLDWEITARVACAFVPTAIVGFLLYAMIKKFLLGNYLVVVWALFAGGVVLIVFERFYRFKGEPVKRLQDISCAQALWIGFCQSLAVIPGVSRSAATIVGGLAAGVERAVIVEFSFLLAVPTMLAATILDLLKTEAVLDAQEWGILAVGFGVAFMVAWFAVKFFLQYVRQHDLVAFGIYRVVAAVLLLLFLSGTTAHASEALTLKDCYQLALKRSESLAIHQQQIKEAEGRFLQSLSGALPKVSFNYSDKYTDGDQAPEAKFTFSQPLFSGFKEFAAMAGSKAEERQRRQEEIRARQLLFTDVADAFYYYDLYQEQLRSTQSIVQALFDRMAELQKRVDLGRSRASELASAESRLRKAEADVEQTKSDMTVARELLEFLTGTTLEAVQDEAGPVFTLKTGQELADHAGHRPDVTAAREAMTVADRKVAVARAGFWPTVGLDGNYYTKKIIESSSDWDVTLKVAVPLFQGGDNAGKLKEASALSEEAKLTFSETERRALLDIRQAYSRWEASVRRDEALKKALDAADRNYQLQAADYRNNLVNNLDVLQALADLEDVRRDAISAATDVRRFYWQFKVKTGDISHDAL; from the coding sequence ATGGATATCACGCACGCGATCATTTTGGCGGTCATTGAAGGCATCACGGAATATCTGCCTATTTCTTCGACGGGGCATATGATCGCGGCGTCCCATTTGATGGGAATGCCCCAGACCGAGTTCCTCAAGACCTTTGAGATCGCCATCCAATTAGGGGCCATCGCGGCGGTGGCAGGCCTTTATTGGCGCGTGTTCCTGCTGGACTGGGAGATCACTGCCAGGGTCGCCTGCGCGTTCGTTCCGACGGCCATTGTCGGTTTTCTGTTGTACGCAATGATCAAGAAATTTTTACTGGGCAATTATCTGGTTGTGGTCTGGGCTTTGTTCGCGGGGGGCGTTGTGCTCATTGTTTTCGAGCGTTTTTACCGTTTTAAAGGAGAGCCCGTCAAACGTTTGCAGGATATTTCCTGCGCGCAGGCCTTATGGATCGGGTTTTGTCAGTCCCTGGCCGTCATCCCCGGGGTTTCGCGTTCAGCCGCCACCATTGTCGGCGGTTTGGCCGCGGGCGTTGAGCGCGCCGTCATTGTAGAATTCTCATTTTTGCTGGCCGTTCCCACCATGCTGGCGGCCACGATCCTGGACCTGCTCAAGACCGAGGCCGTCCTGGACGCGCAAGAATGGGGGATACTGGCCGTGGGCTTTGGCGTTGCTTTTATGGTTGCGTGGTTTGCGGTGAAATTCTTCCTGCAGTATGTCCGCCAACATGACCTCGTTGCCTTCGGGATCTACCGTGTTGTTGCCGCCGTCCTTTTGCTTCTTTTCCTGAGCGGGACAACGGCGCATGCGTCCGAGGCCTTGACCCTCAAAGACTGCTATCAATTAGCGCTCAAACGCAGTGAATCATTGGCCATTCACCAGCAGCAGATCAAGGAAGCTGAAGGACGTTTCCTGCAGTCCTTGAGCGGCGCCTTACCCAAGGTCTCGTTCAATTATTCCGATAAATACACTGATGGGGATCAGGCCCCCGAAGCGAAGTTCACCTTCAGCCAGCCGCTGTTCTCTGGCTTCAAGGAATTCGCGGCCATGGCCGGTTCCAAAGCCGAAGAACGCCAGCGCCGGCAGGAGGAGATCCGCGCCCGCCAATTGCTGTTCACGGACGTGGCCGATGCCTTCTACTATTATGATCTGTATCAGGAGCAGTTGAGGTCCACCCAAAGCATTGTGCAGGCCCTCTTTGATCGCATGGCGGAATTGCAAAAGCGGGTGGACCTGGGCCGTTCGCGCGCCAGCGAATTGGCCAGCGCCGAGTCGCGCCTGCGCAAGGCCGAGGCCGACGTTGAGCAGACAAAGTCCGACATGACCGTAGCGCGCGAATTGCTGGAATTCCTGACCGGCACAACGCTGGAAGCCGTCCAGGATGAGGCCGGCCCTGTTTTTACCTTGAAAACCGGACAGGAATTGGCAGACCATGCCGGGCACCGGCCGGATGTGACCGCGGCCCGGGAAGCCATGACCGTGGCTGACAGGAAGGTCGCGGTCGCCCGCGCGGGTTTCTGGCCCACGGTCGGCCTGGACGGAAATTATTATACGAAAAAGATCATTGAATCATCCTCGGATTGGGACGTCACTTTGAAGGTGGCTGTTCCTTTGTTCCAGGGCGGGGACAATGCGGGCAAACTCAAAGAGGCCTCTGCTTTGTCCGAGGAAGCAAAATTGACCTTCAGCGAAACAGAGCGCCGTGCCCTGCTGGATATTCGTCAGGCCTACAGCCGGTGGGAGGCCTCCGTCCGTCGTGATGAGGCCCTGAAAAAAGCGCTTGATGCCGCGGACAGGAATTATCAATTGCAGGCCGCCGACTACCGCAATAATCTCGTCAATAATTTGGACGTTCTGCAGGCATTGGCAGACCTGGAAGACGTGCGCCGCGACGCCATCAGCGCGGCCACGGACGTCCGGCGCTTCTATTGGCAGTTTAAGGTCAAAACCGGGGATATCAGCCATGACGCTCTCTGA